Proteins from one Bacteroides mediterraneensis genomic window:
- a CDS encoding Mrp/NBP35 family ATP-binding protein, producing MTLYPKLIMDALATVRYPGNGKNIVEAEMVADNLRIDGMKVSFSLIFEKPTDPFMKSVVKSAETAIHTYVSKDVEVTIATESKQAARPEPGKMLPQVKNVIAVSSGKGGVGKSTVAANLAVALAKLGYKVGLLDADIFGPSVPKMFQMEDARPYAEEVNGRDLIVPVEKYGIKLLSIGFFVDPDQATLWRGGMASNALKQLVADANWGELDYFVLDTPPGTSDIHLTLLQTLAITGAVIVSTPQQVALADARKGINMYTNEKVNVPILGLVENMAWFTPAELPGNKYYLFGKEGTKRLAEELHVPLLGQIPIVQSICESGDAGTPAALDENSVTGMAFMDLARNVVIQTEKRNAEQAPTEIVHTH from the coding sequence ATGACACTTTATCCGAAATTGATTATGGACGCACTGGCTACGGTGCGTTATCCGGGCAACGGAAAAAATATTGTGGAAGCGGAGATGGTGGCCGACAATCTTCGCATTGACGGAATGAAGGTAAGTTTCTCGCTGATATTCGAGAAGCCGACCGACCCTTTCATGAAATCAGTAGTCAAATCGGCTGAAACCGCCATTCATACCTATGTGTCGAAGGACGTGGAGGTGACGATTGCCACCGAAAGCAAGCAGGCAGCCCGTCCCGAACCGGGCAAGATGCTGCCGCAGGTGAAGAACGTGATTGCCGTATCATCCGGTAAAGGAGGAGTCGGTAAGTCTACGGTGGCCGCCAATCTGGCAGTGGCTTTGGCCAAGCTGGGCTACAAGGTAGGTTTGCTGGATGCAGATATCTTCGGTCCTTCGGTACCTAAGATGTTCCAGATGGAAGACGCCCGTCCGTATGCAGAAGAAGTGAACGGCCGCGACCTGATTGTACCGGTTGAAAAATACGGTATCAAACTGCTTTCCATCGGTTTCTTTGTAGACCCTGACCAGGCTACGCTGTGGCGTGGCGGTATGGCCAGCAATGCCCTGAAGCAGCTGGTAGCCGATGCCAACTGGGGCGAACTGGATTATTTCGTGCTGGATACTCCTCCGGGCACCAGCGACATCCATCTGACCTTGCTCCAGACCTTGGCCATTACGGGAGCCGTGATTGTCAGCACTCCGCAGCAAGTGGCACTGGCCGATGCACGTAAGGGTATCAACATGTACACCAACGAAAAGGTGAACGTACCTATCCTCGGGCTGGTGGAAAACATGGCGTGGTTTACTCCGGCCGAACTTCCGGGCAACAAGTACTACCTGTTTGGCAAGGAAGGTACCAAACGCTTGGCAGAAGAGCTGCATGTGCCGCTGCTCGGACAGATTCCTATCGTACAGAGCATTTGCGAAAGCGGTGATGCAGGTACGCCGGCTGCCCTCGATGAAAATTCAGTCACCGGTATGGCCTTTATGGATTTGGCACGCAACGTGGTGATACAGACCGAAAAGCGCAATGCTGAGCAAGCGCCTACGGAGATTGTGCATACGCATTGA
- the trmB gene encoding tRNA (guanosine(46)-N7)-methyltransferase TrmB: MGKGKLAKFADMAEYPHVFEYPYSVVDEVPFEMKGRWKQDFFKNENPIVLELGCGRGEYTVGLARRYPGKNFIGVDIKGARMWTGATEALNEGLKNVAFLRTNIEIIERFFAPGEVSEIWLTFSDPQMKKATKRLTSTYFMNRYRRFLIPDGLVHLKTDSNFMFTYTKYMVEANHFPVEFITDDLYHSGMDDDILSIRTYYEQQWLDRGLNIKYIQFRLPQEGELQEPDVEIELDDYRSYNRSKRSGLKTSK; the protein is encoded by the coding sequence ATGGGAAAAGGAAAATTAGCGAAATTCGCAGATATGGCGGAATATCCGCATGTGTTTGAATATCCGTATTCGGTGGTGGATGAGGTCCCTTTCGAGATGAAGGGACGCTGGAAGCAGGATTTCTTCAAGAACGAGAATCCGATTGTCCTGGAACTGGGATGCGGACGTGGGGAATACACCGTAGGACTGGCACGCCGTTATCCGGGCAAGAACTTTATCGGAGTAGATATCAAGGGAGCCCGTATGTGGACGGGAGCCACCGAAGCACTGAATGAAGGTTTGAAGAATGTGGCCTTTCTACGTACCAACATCGAAATCATTGAGCGCTTCTTTGCGCCGGGTGAGGTGAGCGAAATCTGGCTGACTTTCTCGGACCCTCAGATGAAGAAGGCTACCAAGCGCCTGACTTCTACCTATTTTATGAACCGTTACCGCCGTTTTCTGATTCCGGACGGACTGGTACACCTGAAGACGGACAGTAATTTCATGTTTACCTATACTAAATATATGGTGGAGGCCAATCATTTCCCGGTGGAGTTTATTACCGACGATTTGTATCACTCCGGCATGGACGATGACATTTTGAGCATCCGCACCTATTACGAACAGCAGTGGCTCGACCGCGGACTGAACATCAAGTACATCCAGTTCCGTCTGCCGCAGGAAGGAGAACTTCAGGAACCCGACGTGGAAATCGAGCTGGACGATTACCGAAGCTACAACCGGAGCAAGCGGAGCGGACTGAAAACAAGCAAATGA
- a CDS encoding fimbrillin family protein yields MKRTIALPLLLITFMCGCTKESTEEQPIPSFIQGAKVASFASSSRNGTTEESLPIGSNLTFYSQGGIQAEEKEFSYNGTSWESDVQTEWEDTPQKATVTAFCPPLYRSQNEFYQDGRLRDQLMAQGEYAYKESIILSFRHLFAQILFKVSHSLNQQISQIEFTPSVSVSGISPETGEITYQHTVSSLCMDKEQEGIYSFLIPPASQSIHIRIHTTTGSIHESTLETYPFQAGYTYTCPLKLSGEAQGISTVEDFIAFTYLINGESYGKRSLEEFGKKTGEKMTYYLNEDLTFTPEEAARVQMIGKYGFGSTTPKKAFNDIFDGQGHSLNNLRFEQPVDGSYYAGLFSGISATGVVRNLILSQAVYDKEKDTKKAAFLAGINLGEINHCILRDCTVENLRDDGEFGNISSRNEGIIANCQLHNIKFKNEVKVGSGITRYHYGKIINCAVNNCQFKKTSIGGGLICNIIKNGEIQNCYVSGNISQCYAICQQVQENNIIRCCFYPQSYTKAPIGNDYKSAPSDSLLKYGSQQAITEENLPKVLNQWISDSGKRLFPNLSFNTWEQGETLPAILVSP; encoded by the coding sequence ATGAAAAGAACAATAGCCCTACCCCTCCTCCTGATTACCTTCATGTGCGGCTGCACAAAGGAATCCACCGAAGAACAGCCAATTCCTTCTTTCATCCAAGGAGCCAAAGTCGCCAGTTTTGCTTCCTCTTCACGCAACGGTACGACGGAGGAGTCCCTCCCCATCGGAAGTAACCTCACCTTTTACAGCCAAGGAGGCATTCAGGCCGAAGAGAAGGAATTTTCCTATAACGGAACAAGCTGGGAAAGCGACGTTCAAACAGAATGGGAAGACACACCTCAAAAAGCGACAGTGACCGCTTTCTGCCCTCCCCTTTACCGGAGCCAAAACGAATTCTATCAAGACGGACGGTTAAGAGACCAGCTCATGGCACAAGGTGAATATGCCTACAAGGAAAGCATCATCCTGTCTTTCAGACATCTGTTCGCACAAATCCTCTTCAAGGTATCCCACAGCCTGAACCAGCAAATCAGCCAAATCGAGTTCACTCCTTCCGTATCGGTGTCGGGCATTTCCCCGGAAACGGGAGAAATCACCTACCAGCATACTGTTTCTTCCCTCTGTATGGACAAAGAACAGGAAGGGATATATAGCTTTCTGATTCCTCCCGCCAGCCAGTCCATTCACATACGCATCCACACTACGACCGGAAGCATCCATGAAAGCACCTTGGAAACCTACCCGTTCCAGGCCGGCTACACCTATACCTGTCCACTGAAACTGTCTGGGGAAGCCCAGGGAATTTCAACCGTAGAAGACTTCATTGCCTTCACTTACCTGATAAACGGAGAAAGCTACGGAAAGCGTAGCCTGGAAGAATTCGGGAAAAAGACCGGAGAAAAAATGACTTACTACCTGAATGAAGACCTGACCTTCACTCCGGAAGAAGCCGCACGGGTCCAAATGATTGGAAAATATGGCTTCGGCAGCACCACGCCAAAAAAGGCTTTCAACGATATTTTCGACGGACAAGGACATAGCCTGAACAACCTGCGCTTCGAGCAACCGGTAGACGGTTCTTATTATGCCGGTCTATTCAGCGGCATATCCGCTACCGGCGTAGTGAGAAACCTGATTCTCAGCCAAGCCGTGTACGACAAGGAAAAAGACACCAAGAAAGCGGCTTTTCTGGCAGGAATCAATCTGGGAGAAATCAATCACTGCATCCTGCGCGACTGTACCGTTGAAAATTTAAGAGATGACGGGGAATTTGGCAATATATCTTCCCGAAACGAGGGAATCATTGCCAACTGCCAGCTCCATAACATCAAATTCAAGAACGAAGTCAAAGTCGGTAGCGGAATCACCCGCTACCATTACGGAAAAATCATCAACTGCGCTGTAAACAATTGCCAATTTAAGAAGACTTCCATTGGAGGCGGTCTCATCTGTAACATCATCAAAAACGGAGAAATACAAAACTGCTACGTATCGGGCAATATCAGCCAATGCTATGCCATCTGCCAGCAAGTGCAGGAAAACAATATAATCAGGTGCTGTTTCTATCCCCAAAGTTATACAAAAGCCCCCATCGGAAACGATTATAAAAGCGCCCCCTCCGATTCACTTCTGAAATACGGCAGCCAACAGGCTATTACAGAAGAAAACTTGCCCAAAGTGCTCAACCAGTGGATATCCGACAGCGGGAAACGACTTTTCCCCAACCTGTCATTCAACACGTGGGAGCAAGGAGAAACTCTGCCGGCCATACTGGTATCCCCATAA